A section of the Salvelinus sp. IW2-2015 linkage group LG7, ASM291031v2, whole genome shotgun sequence genome encodes:
- the LOC111966130 gene encoding structural maintenance of chromosomes protein 1A: protein MGYLKLIEIENFKSYKGRQIIGPFHKFTAIIGPNGSGKSNLMDAISFVLAEKTSNLRVKTLKDLIHGAPVGKPAANRAFVSMVYHEDSGEERTFTRIIIGSSSEYRINSKVVNLAEYSEELEKLGILIKARNFLVFQGAVESIAMKNPKERTALFEEISRSGELAQEYDRRKKEMVTAEEDTQFNYHRKKNIAAERKEAKQEKEEAERYQRLKDEVVKAHVQMQLFKLYHNDAEIEKLNRDLSQHNKGIDKDRKKMDHVEEELKEKKKELGRMMRDQQTVEKEIKEKDAELNQKRPQYIKAKENTSHKIKKLEAAKKSLQNAQKLYKKRKGDMDELEKEQGAVEMARQEFDDRMEEEAQSQGQDLTLEENQVKVYHRLKEEASKRAATLAQELEKFNRDQKADQDRLDLEERKKVETEAKIKQKIREIEENQKRIEKLEDYITTSKQSLDEQKRMEEELTEQVEGAKNRIDEINLELNQVMEQLGDARIDRQENSRQARKAEIMDSIKRLYPGSVYGRLIDLCQPTQKKFQIAVTKVLGKNMDAIIVDSEKTGRDCIQYIKEQRGEPETFLPLDYLEVKPTDEKLRELRGAKLVIDVIRYEPPHIKKALQYACGNALICENVEDARRIAFGGPYRHKTVALDGTLFQKSGVISGGASDLKAKARRWDEKAVDKLKDKKEKLTEELKEQMKAKRKEAELRQVQSQAHGLQMRLKYSQSDLEQTKTRHLSLNMQEKSKLESELANFCPRINDIKRIIQSREKEVNDLRDRMNVVEDEVFIEFCKEIGVRNIREFEEEKVKRQNEIAKKRLEFETQKTRLGIQLDYEKNQLKEDQEKVMMWEQTVKKDDAEIERLKKEEHRHMKTIDETMAQLQDLKNQHLTKKSEVNDKNHQMEEIRKKLGGANKELTQLQKEVTAIETKLEQKRSDRHNLLQACKMQDIRLPLCSGTMDDIGQGEVLNTLFIFLALSLSCFFFFSLMPFFFSFSRSFSLLTRVWDAAGEDEIKGEMHTLQQPLNDEQSILQRISAPNMKAMEKLESVRDKFQETSDEFEAARKRAKKAKQAFEQIKKERFDRFNACFEAVSTNIDEIYKALSRNSSAQAFLGPENPEEPYLDGINYNCVAPGKRFRPMDNLSGGEKTVAALALLFAIHSYKPAPFFVLDEIDAALDNTNIGKVANYIKDQSVNTQAIVISLKEEFYTKADSLIGVYPEQGDCVISKVLTFDLSVYHDANPNPNE from the exons GCAAGTCCAACCTCATGGACGCCATCAGCTTTGTGCTGGCTGAGAAGACCAGTAACCTGCGTGTGAAGACTCTGAAGGACCTGATCCACGGAGCTCCCGTGGGGAAACCAGCAGCCAACAGAGCGTTTGTGAGCATGGTGTACCATGAGGACAGTGGAGAAGAGCGCACCTTCACTAGAATCATCATTG GCTCGTCGTCAGAGTACCGAATCAACAGTAAGGTGGTGAATCTGGCAGAGTACAGCGAGGAGCTGGAGAAACTAGGCATCCTCATCAAGGCCAGGAACTTCCTCGTCTTCCAG GGTGCTGTGGAGTCCATAGCCATGAAGAACCCTAAGGAGCGTACGGCTCTGTTTGAGGAGATCTCCCGGtctggggagttggctcaggagTACGACCGCAGGAAGAAGGAGATGGTGACGGCTGAGGAGGACACACAGTTCAACTACCACCGCAAGAAAAACATCGCTGCGGAACGCAAAGAGGCCaagcaggagaaagaggag gCTGAGCGTTACCAGCGTCTGAAGGACGAGGTGGTGAAAGCCCACGTCCAGATGCAGCTGTTCAAACTGTATCACAATGATGCTGAGATCGAGAAGCTGAACCGCGATCTGTCGCAACACAACAAGGGCATTGACAAGGACCGCAAGAAGATGGACCACGTGGAGGAGGAactgaaggagaagaagaaagagctgGGGAGGATGATGAGAGACCAACAGACTGTGGAGAAAGAGATCAA GGAGAAGGACGCTGAGCTGAACCAAAAGCGACCCCAGTACATCAAGGCCAAAGAAAACACCTCCCACAAGATCAAAAAACTAGAAGCAGCCAAGAAGTCCCTCCAGAACGCCCAGAAGCTGTACAAGAAGAGGAAGGGGGACATGGATGAGTTGGAGAAAGAACAGGGAGCGGTGGAGATGGCCCGGCAGGAGTTCGACGACCGAATGGAGGAGGAGGCCCAGAGTCAGGGACAGGACCTCACACTGGAGGAAAATCAG gTGAAGGTGTACCACCGTCTGAAGGAGGAGGCCAGTAAGCGGGCGGCCACTCTTGcccaggagctggagaagttcaaCAGAGACCAGAAGGCAGATCAGGATCGCCTCGAcctggaagagaggaagaaagtggAGACTGAG GCAAAGATCAAGCAGAAGATCCGTGAGATAGAGGAGAACCAGAAGCGTATTGAGAAGCTGGAGGACTACATTACCACCAGCAAGCAGTCTCTGGATGAACAgaagagaatggaggaggagcTGACTGAGCAGGTGGAGGGGGCAAAGAACAGGATCGATGAGATCAACCTAGAACTCAATCAG GTGATGGAGCAGCTAGGAGACGCCAGGATCGACAGACAggagaacagcaggcaggcacgCAAAGCAGAGATCATGGACAGCATCAAGAGACTGTACCCCGGATCTGTG TACGGCCGTCTGATCGACCTGTGTCAGCCCACTCAGAAGAAGTTTCAGATCGCTGTGACCAAGGTGCTGGGCAAGAACATGGACGCCATTATCGTGGACTCAGAGAAGACCGGTAGAGACTGTATCCAGTACAtcaaagagcagagaggagagccgGAGACCTTCCTGCCACTCGACTATCTGGAG GTGAAGCCTACAGATGAGAAGCTGCGTGAGCTGCGTGGAGCCAAGCTGGTGATCGATGTGATCCGCTACGAGCCGCCTCACATTAAGAAGGCCCTGCAGTACGCCTGTGGTAACGCACTGATCTGTGAGAACGTAGAGGACGCTCGACGCATCGCCTTCGGAGGGCCCTACAGACACAAG acggtGGCCCTGGACGGTACACTTTTCCAGAAGTCTGGTGTGATCTCGGGTGGAGCCAGTGATCTGAAGGCTAAGGCCAGGCGCTGGGATGAGAAGGCTGTGGACAAACTCAAGGACAAGAAGGAGAAACTCACTGAGGAACTCAAG GAGCAAATGAAGGCTAAGAGGAAGGAGGCAGAGCTGCGTCAGGTCCAGTCTCAGGCCCACGGCCtccagatgagactaaaatactCCCAGAGTGACCTGGAACAGACCAAGACCcgccacctctccctcaacatgcaG GAGAAGTCTAAGCTGGAGagtgagctggctaacttctgcCCTCGCATCAACGACATCAAGAGGATCATCCAATCCCGTGAGAAGGAGGTCAATGATCTGAGAGACCGTATGAACGTTGTGGAAGACGAAGTGTTCATCGAGTTCTGTAAGGAGATCGGAGTCAGGAACATCAGAGAGTTCGAGGAGGAGAAGGTCAAGAGGCAGAACGAGATCGCAAAGAAACG GCTGGAGTTTGAGACCCAGAAGACTCGTCTGGGCATCCAGCTGGACTATGAGAAGAACCAGCTGAAGGAGGACCAAGAGAAGGTCATGATGTGGGAGCAGACCGTCAAGAAGGACGATGCCGAGATAGAGAGACTCAAGAAG GAGGAGCACCGCCACATGAAGACCATAGATGAGACCATGGCCCAGCTGCAGGACCTGAAGAACCAGCACCTCACCAAGAAGTCAGAGGTCAACGACAAGAACCACCAGATGGAGGAGATACGTAAGAAACTGGGAGGAGCCAACAA GGAGCTGACCCAGCTGCAGAAAGAGGTGACGGCCATCGAGACCAAGCTGGAGCAGAAACGCAGCGACCGCCACAACCTGCTGCAGGCCTGTAAGATGCAGGACATCAGACTGCCGCTATGCTCTGGGACCATGGACGACATCGGCCAGGGAGAGGTACTAAACACACTCTTtatttttctcgctctctctctctcctgtttttttttcttctctctcatgcctttctttttttctttctctcgctccttctccctTCTGACCAGGGtttgg GACGCCGCTGGCGAGGATGAGATCAAAGGAGAgatgcacacactgcagcagccgCTCAACGACGAGCAGTCTATACTGCAGAGGATCAGCGCACCCAACATGAAG GCCATGGAGAAACTAGAGTCTGTCAGGGACAAGTTCCAGGAGACCAGCGATg AGTTTGAGGCGGCCCGTAAGAGAGCCAAGAAGGCCAAGCAGGCGTTTGAGcagatcaagaaggagaggtttgaCCGCTTTAACGCCTGTTTTGAGGCTGTATCCACCAACATCGATGAGATCTACAAAGCCCTGTCACGCAACAGCTCTGCCCAG GCCTTCCTTGGGCCAGAGAACCCTGAGGAGCCTTACCTGGATGGGATCAACTATAACTGTGTGGCCCCTGGAAAGAGGTTCAGACCCATGGACAACCTGTCTGGAGGGGAGAAGACTGTAGCCGCCCTGGCTCTGCTGTTCGCCATACACAGCTACAAGCCTGCCCCATTCTTCGTCCTGGATGAGATTGATGCTGCTCTGGACAACACCAACATCGGCAAG GTGGCCAACTACATTAAGGACCAGTCAGTGAATACTCAGGCTATAGTGATCTCTCTGAAGGAAGAGTTCTACACCAAGGCTGACTCGCTCATCGGGGTCTATCCAGAG CAAGGAGATTGCGTCATCAGCAAAGTACTAACCTTTGACCTGTCTGTGTACCATGACGCCAACCCCAACCCCAATGAGTAG